ACGAGCAGAAGAATATTTGCAGCGCTTGATCCGCTCCGGACATCGGGTCGCGGTCTGCGAACAGACCGAGGATCCCGCCGAAGCGCGAAAGCGTGGTGCAAAATCGGTTGTCCGGCGGGAAGTCGTGCGCATCGTCACCCCGGGAACGCTCACCGAGGACCAATTATTGGAGCCTGGGCGGGCCAATCTCTTCGTCGCGCTCGTCCGGCAGCGCGACAATTCGTCCAATTGGCGGTTTGGCGTTGCGGCGGTCGAAATCTCCACCGGCGATTTCGACGTTTTCGAGACGGATCTTGACGGATTGCCGGCGCTTCTGGCGCGGCTGGATCCCAGAGAAATCGTCGCCGCAGACGCAATTCTCGGCGACGAGGATCTGAGCCGCATGTTGAGCGATTTCGGCGCGCCCGTGGCGCCGCTGGGCCGCTCGCCGGGCGAGGGCGATGTCGCGCGGCGAGGTCTGACGGAATATTTTGGCGTCGCGACCCTGGACGGCTTTGGCTCACTGACGCGCGCGGAGATCAATGCGGCGGCGGCGGCTCTGTCCTATATCGAACGGACGCAGAAATCGTCACGGCCGCGCCTTTCCTTTCCCCGCCATGGCGACATCGGCAAAAGTCTCCAGATCGACGCCTCGACGCGCGCAAGTCTCGAATTGCATCGCACCATGGCCGGCGCCAGGGCGCGCGCGCTGATTTCGGTCCTGGATCGCACGATGACCTCGGCCGGCGCGCGTATGCTCTCGTCCTGGCTCGCCACGCCATTGCGCGATCTCGACAAGATCGTGGCCCGGCACGACGCCGTCGCCTTTTTCGTCACCGATGCGAATTTGCGCCAGGATATTCGGGAACGGCTGAAAGGCGTTCCTGACCTGACCCGTGCGCTGGCGCGCATAGCGATCGATCGCGGCGGCCCGCGCGACCTCGCGGCGCTGCGCGAGGGCTTGTTCGCCGCGCAGGATTGCGGGCGGATTCTGCTCGGCGCCGGGCCGCCAGCCCTTCTCTCCACGACGGCGGCTTTTTTGTCCGGCGTCGATCTCGATCTGGCCGAGGAATTGGCGGTGGCGCTCGAGCCGAGTCCGCCACTCGATCGCAGAGCCGGCGGCTTCATTCAATCGGGTTTCAACCCCTCGCTCGACGAAGCGCGAAGCTTGCGCGACGAAAGCCGACGCGTGGTCGCGGCCTTGCAAGGCCGCTATTGCGATCTGGCGGAGACCAGGCAGCTCAAGATCAAGCAGAACAACTTTCTCGGGTTTTTCATCGAGGCGCCTCAGGCGCAGGGAGAAAGACTGCTGCGGCCGCCGCTCAACGAGACCTTCATCCACCGCCAGACCATGGCGGGCGCAATGCGGTTTTCGACCAACGAGCTCGCGGAGCTGGAAGGCCGCATCGCCAGTTCCGCCGATGAGGCCGTTACGATCGAAAAGAAATTGTTCGACGATTTCGCGGCAAGGGCGCAAGGCGCCTCGGCCCAGATCGAGGCGGCGGCGAAAGGACTGGCTGCCGTGGACGTCCTCGCCGCGCTTGCCGAAATTGCGGTTCAGGCGGATTGGGTTCGCCCCAGGGTCGACGATGGTCTCGATTTCGAGATCGTCGGCGGCAGGCACCCCGTCGTCGAAGCGGCGCTGCGGTCGCGAGGCGAGGCTTTCGTGCCGAACGACTGCGATCTCGGCGCGCCAGTCAAAAAGGCCTCCTCCGCCCCGGGCGGAAAGATCGCCGTCGTCACCGGCCCGAATATGGCGGGCAAATCCACCTTCCTCCGGCAGAACGCCCTGATCGTGATCCTGGCGCAGATGGGGTCTTTCGTCCCGGCGAAGGCGGCGAAGATCGGCCTCATTGATCGATTGTTTTCGCGCGTCGGCGCATCGGACGATCTCGCGCGCGGGCG
This genomic interval from Candidatus Rhodoblastus alkanivorans contains the following:
- the mutS gene encoding DNA mismatch repair protein MutS, which produces MNVEDVRERECAGAEAIGRGRTPGRSNGKEAGEAVERVTPMMAQYMEIKSAHQDCLLFYRMGDFYELFFTDAEIASKCLGIVLTKRGKHLGDDIPMCGVPIERAEEYLQRLIRSGHRVAVCEQTEDPAEARKRGAKSVVRREVVRIVTPGTLTEDQLLEPGRANLFVALVRQRDNSSNWRFGVAAVEISTGDFDVFETDLDGLPALLARLDPREIVAADAILGDEDLSRMLSDFGAPVAPLGRSPGEGDVARRGLTEYFGVATLDGFGSLTRAEINAAAAALSYIERTQKSSRPRLSFPRHGDIGKSLQIDASTRASLELHRTMAGARARALISVLDRTMTSAGARMLSSWLATPLRDLDKIVARHDAVAFFVTDANLRQDIRERLKGVPDLTRALARIAIDRGGPRDLAALREGLFAAQDCGRILLGAGPPALLSTTAAFLSGVDLDLAEELAVALEPSPPLDRRAGGFIQSGFNPSLDEARSLRDESRRVVAALQGRYCDLAETRQLKIKQNNFLGFFIEAPQAQGERLLRPPLNETFIHRQTMAGAMRFSTNELAELEGRIASSADEAVTIEKKLFDDFAARAQGASAQIEAAAKGLAAVDVLAALAEIAVQADWVRPRVDDGLDFEIVGGRHPVVEAALRSRGEAFVPNDCDLGAPVKKASSAPGGKIAVVTGPNMAGKSTFLRQNALIVILAQMGSFVPAKAAKIGLIDRLFSRVGASDDLARGRSTFMVEMVETAAILNQATQKSLIILDEIGRGTATYDGLSIAWAVMEHLHEVNRSRALFATHFHELTHLGQRLTRLVNLCMRVTDWNGDVVFLHEVARGAADRSYGVQVAKLAGLPRAVIARAKEILAELERTDRNVPVERLVSDLPLFARSETASTNPTETAAVLQALAMLKPDEMTPREALEALYALKAAAND